DNA sequence from the Synergistaceae bacterium genome:
GAGCGCATCCTATAGCGGCATGCAGCTCGGAAACGCGATAGTTGTAACCCGGAAAAAGGTGTCCCTCCGCGCCCCTGTCGTCGTTTTCGTGATCGTGCCCATGATCGTGATACATGTCGGCTCTTTTGTAGAGCGTGCCGTCATTCGTCACCACGGCTCCACCCTCACCGCAGGTCACTATTTTATTGAAGTCGAAAGAATAGCACCCGACGTCTCCGATGCTCCCCAAGAACTTTCCTTTGTAACTGGCACCGAAGGCTTGGCAGGCGTCCTCCACCAGGAACAAGCCCCTTTTTGCGCAGATCCCTTTCAGCGCGTCCATATCCGCCGACGCTCCGCACATGTGTACGGGCATGACCACCTTGGTGCGGGGCGTGATGGCCTTGCGGACCGCGTCCGGGTTCAAACAAAGCGTGTCGTCCACATCGGCCAAAATAGGAATCGCCCCCGCCGCCATAATCGACTCGAAACTGGCGACGAAGGTAAAGGTGGGCATGATCACCTCGTCTCCGCTGCCGACGTTCAGCGCCGCCAAAGCGGTGGTCAAGGCCGCGGTCCCGTTCGCCAGCAGCAGCGCGTGACCGACCCCCGCCCGTTTGCGGATAGCGTCCTCCATCTCCAGCGCCTTCCATCGCCCGGCCCGGACAGCTTTGAAGCCATAGCGCATCAACACCCCTGTTTTCATAACTTCCGCAACCGCTCCACGTTCTTTTTCATCGAACAACTCAAAGCCAGGCATGACCGACCCTCCTTAATCTCCCCGCTAATGTCCCCGCTGTTTTTCAACACGCGGAGTATCTCCAGATTTTCCGCCTTCCCCAATGGAAAAGAGAACAGTCACGCGGCTGAAAGATAGGGCTCGTTTTTTTGCATTGAAGAGCATTTATAAGACCCACTACGTTTTTTCAAGCTTGAATACCCTTCCTGATATAAAATGAACAAAAGGAAGAATGAACAAGAGGAAGGCGGACAAACAATGACGCGGGTAATCGACTACATTCCCTATGAGATTCAAAATGAGATTCAAATGAGATTCAAATGAATGACAAGGTAAAGTTCACTGCTTCTTATAGCGGCGGTAAAGACGGCGCGTTGGCCCTATACCGGGCTATAAAGAGCGGGCATGAACCGATCAGTTTGCTGACTACCTACAACGAGAGCGTTGGGTGTTCGTGGTTTCATGGCGTTCCGACAGAGGTGGCGGGTAAAGTCGCGGAATCGATGCGCCTCCCCCTAGAATGGGTCAAGACCGGGGAAGGAAGCGCCTACGCCCGCGATTTCGAGGCTGCCCTGACGCGATTGAGAAAATGGGGGGTCCGCGCCTGTGTTTTCGGAGACATCGACATACAGCTTCACTATGATTGGTGCGCTTCGCGTTGCAAGGCCGCCGGGCTCGAAAGCCTTTTCCCTCTCTGGAACGGTGGCAGACGGGAACTCGTCCACGAATTTATCGACGCTGGATTTGAAGCCGTCATCACCATCGTGGACACGTCGCGTTTGAGCGAAAAATTTCTGGGTAAACAACTCACGCGGGAACTGGTGGAGGAAATTGCCCTTGAAGGCGCGGACATCTGCGGGGAAAACGGTGAATATCACACTTTCGTCCACGATGGCCCATTGTTCAGAGAGCCCGTGAAAATTCAATTCGGCGAGGCCACAAGACGCGGCCATTACGCGATCCTGCCTGTTTTGTTGGTGTAGGATTGGATGGTGTAGGATTGGATGTGTAG
Encoded proteins:
- a CDS encoding DegT/DnrJ/EryC1/StrS family aminotransferase; the protein is MPGFELFDEKERGAVAEVMKTGVLMRYGFKAVRAGRWKALEMEDAIRKRAGVGHALLLANGTAALTTALAALNVGSGDEVIMPTFTFVASFESIMAAGAIPILADVDDTLCLNPDAVRKAITPRTKVVMPVHMCGASADMDALKGICAKRGLFLVEDACQAFGASYKGKFLGSIGDVGCYSFDFNKIVTCGEGGAVVTNDGTLYKRADMYHDHGHDHENDDRGAEGHLFPGYNYRVSELHAAIGCAQISKLGDFLERQHRNKKPFKEALSDIQEITFRRVLDPEGDSATFISFFMPKEELARSAARALKESGTEGVFHWYDNNWHYVRNWTHLKTRFKERRFANPISPIFLEGMPDYSKADFSASNKWMSRCISLSIKLDWTEEEAASRARKAAEAVKSVL
- a CDS encoding diphthine--ammonia ligase, coding for MNDKVKFTASYSGGKDGALALYRAIKSGHEPISLLTTYNESVGCSWFHGVPTEVAGKVAESMRLPLEWVKTGEGSAYARDFEAALTRLRKWGVRACVFGDIDIQLHYDWCASRCKAAGLESLFPLWNGGRRELVHEFIDAGFEAVITIVDTSRLSEKFLGKQLTRELVEEIALEGADICGENGEYHTFVHDGPLFREPVKIQFGEATRRGHYAILPVLLV